One window from the genome of Maylandia zebra isolate NMK-2024a linkage group LG18, Mzebra_GT3a, whole genome shotgun sequence encodes:
- the atp1b3a gene encoding sodium/potassium-transporting ATPase subunit beta-3a, with amino-acid sequence MASTEDKAANKENVSSWKDSIYNPRTGELLGRTASSWALILLFYLVFYCFLAGMFALTMWVMLLTLDDYVPRYRDRVPEPGLVIRPNSLDITFNKSDSKNYKNYVNHLESFLQRYNDSMQENNEECIPGEYYMQDGGEMTKKVCPFRRTSLSLCSGLSDTDFGYQEGKPCVLLKMNRIIGLKPIGDPYINCTVKKDHPVQMHYFPSEGRIDKMYFPYYGKKAHENYMQPLVAVKLLLTKEDYNKELAVECRVEGTNLRNNDERDKFLGRVTFRVKVVE; translated from the exons ATGGCGAGCACCGAGGATAAAGCGGCCAACAAGGAGAACGTGTCCAGCTGGAAGGACTCCATCTACAACCCGAGAACCGGGGAGCTGTTGGGTCGTACTGCCAGCAGCTGGG CACTCATCCTCTTGTTCTACTTGGTCTTCTACTGCTTCTTGGCCGGCATGTTCGCTCTGACCATGTGGGTGATGCTGCTCACTCTGGATGACTATGTGCCGAGGTACAGAGACCGCGTTCCAGAGCCAG GGTTGGTGATTCGTCCAAATTCACTGGACATTACTTTCAACAAATCTGactcaaaaaactacaaaaactaTGTCAACCATCTGGAATCCTTCCTGCAAA GATACAACGATTCGATGCAGGAGAACAACGAGGAGTGCATTCCGGGAGAGTATTACATGCAGGATGGCGGTGAGATGACAAAGAAAGTTTGTCCCTTCAGGAGGACCTCCCTGAGTTTGTGCTCTGGCCTTTCCGACACCGACTTTGGATATCAAGAAGGAAAACCCTGTGTGCTGCTGAAGATGAACAGG ATTATTGGCCTGAAGCCAATTGGGGATCCCTACATCAACTGCACGGTCAAA AAAGACCACCCGGTCCAAATGCACTACTTCCCAAGTGAGGGCCGCATTGATAAGATGTATTTCCCCTACTACGGCAAGAAAGCCCAT GAGAACTACATGCAGCCCCTGGTGGCTGTGAAGCTGCTGCTCACCAAGGAGGACTACAACAAGGAGCTGGCCGTGGAGTGCAGGGTAGAGGGCACCAACCTGCGCAACAACGACGAGCGGGATAAATTCCTGGGCCGCGTAACGTTCAGGGTTAAGGTGGTGGAGTAA
- the LOC101483930 gene encoding nucleolin isoform X2 yields MAKTDATRRRKKQSKVVQEDTADTDRQTDTVIKVKGNAPTVTVSWKKKNEEGEDDDTQTTLDASDQMTAEKMTGCVNGKEKAVKNRPSKKSKVNNDGFRICVGNLNKTKTYQEVNVSLEKYFMSQSLLFQDIQLAQSRKHAFLDLATEMDLTKALALNGEILLDKPMKITKVKITSEDKAKVNARSLDKKVNGKRKAETVIEDSPSKKAKRINDGFCLFVGNLNSSKNSEELKESLEKYLMSQNLLFKDIRLDQSRKHAFVDLLSEMDLTKALTSNGEVLLDKPMKIAKAKIKSAKKVKVKSPELKKQARDARCLFVKNLPYNVTKEDILKVFHKAIAIRFPGGTEGPTQGIAFLEFKNTSIARKVQKQKQGVTIQKRVLILNCVGEKGACRVTKADVENKRKKDKKALQSSQNIEAGKKEAKEESCEKPEKAKVLSKTLIVMGLAEKTSPEMLKSVFEGAVNARVTVNKKDVSKRFGFVNFGSDESCKAAKEAMEDCELDGCKVTIAYAYPKGKKSRRA; encoded by the exons ATGGCAAAAACAGAC gCTACGAGACggagaaaaaaacagagcaaagttGTACAAGAGGACACAGCTGACACTG ATCGTCAGACGGACACTGTGATAAAAGTTAAAGGAAATGCCCCCACAGTAACTGTATcctggaagaagaagaatgaggaAGGAGAGGATGATGACACACAAACGACACTTGATGCAAGCGATCAGATGACTGCCGAAAAGATGACTGGTTGTG TAAATGGGAAAGAAAAAGCAGTTAAGAATCGCCCATCCAAGAAATCTAAGGTGAACAACGATG GATTTCGTATTTGTGTTGGCAACCTGAACAAAACTAAAACCTATCAAGAAGTCAACGTGTCACTAGAAAAATACTTCATGTCGCAAAGCCTTCTGTTTCAAGACATTCAATTAGCCCAATCCAG GAAACATGCTTTTCTAGATTTGGCCACCGAAATGGACTTGACGAAAGCGTTGGCGTTAAATGGAGAGATCCTTCTCGATAAGCCAATGAAAATCACCAAAGTAAAGATCACAAGTGAGGACAAGgcgaaggtgaacgcacgctcACTGGACAAAAAAG TAAATGGTAAAAGGAAGGCAGAAACCGTCATTGAGGATTCCCCATCAAAGAAAGCAAAGCGCATCAATGATG GATTTTGTCTTTTCGTTGGAAACCTCAACAGCTCTAAAAATTCTGAAGAACTGAAAGAGTCACTAGAAAAATATCTCATGTCACAAAATCTTCTGTTCAAAGACATCAGATTGGACCAATCCAG GAAACATGCATTTGTAGATTTGCTCTCAGAAATGGACCTGACTAAAGCCTTGACATCAAATGGGGAGGTGCTGCTCGATAAACCAATGAAGATCGCCAAAGCAAAGatcaaaagtgcaaaaaaagtgAAGGTGAAATCTCCTGAACTAAAAAAGCAAG CCAGAGATGccagatgtttgtttgtaaaGAACTTGCCTTACAACGTAACGAAGGAAGACATTCTGAAGGTCTTCCACAAGGCCATCGCCATCCGGTTTCCTGGTGGAACTGAAGGCCCAACCCAAGG aaTTGCCTTTTTGGAGTTCAAAAACACAAGCATTGCTAGGAAGGTACAGAAGCAAAAACAAGGAGTGACGATCCAAAAGAGGGTTTTGATTTTGAACTGTGTAGGAGAAAAAGGTGCTTGTAGAGTCACTAAAGCTGATGtggaaaacaaaaggaaaaaag ATAAAAAGGCCTTGCAGTCATCCCAAAATATTGAGGCCGGcaaaaaagaagccaaagaAGAATCGTGTGAAAAGCCAGAGAAAGCAAAGG TCCTGTCAAAAACACTGATCGTCATGGGCCTCGCTGAGAAGACGAGTCCAGAGATGCTCAAAAGTGTCTTTGAAGGAGCCGTCAACGCAAGAGTCACTGTAAATAAGAAAGACGTTTCAAAGAG GTTCGGCTTTGTGAACTTTGGCAGCGATGAAAGTTGCAAAGCTGCTAAAGAGGCTATGGAGGACTGCGAGCTAGATGGCTGCAAAGTGACTATCGCTTATGCATATCCCAAGGGTAAAAAAAGTCGGCGAGCCTAA
- the gk5 gene encoding glycerol kinase 5: MGSHRNGFKKESYILSVDVGTTSIRCHVYDKEAKIRGSCSTKVVLLYPEVGHVEMDPDDLWKGFISVVKGAVQDAGIQMHQVEALGISTQRSTFTTWDRRTGVPFHNFISWQDQRAADLVKSWNRSCTMKAIHGAMKVLYFVTRQKRLLAASLIVFSTQHVTFRLVWVLTHYKQVCQAIDEGYCCFGTIDSWLLFKLTKGHLHATDYSNASSTGIFDSYQMCWSGFLSSLVSLPLSIFPKVENTGHDFGSTDPSIFGVPIPIMSVMADQQAAMFGECCFDVGDVKITMGTGTFMDINTGSKPHASVAGLYPLVGWKIGSEVVYLAEGNAADTGTAIKWAQKLELFSDVRETSTMAYSVSDSDGVCFVPSFSGLQAPLNDPKACASFMGLKPSTTKRHLVRAILESVAFRNKQLYETMLRETCIPITKIRVDGGVSSNDFVMQLTSDLFGKKIARPQHHEMSCLGAAFVAGLEVGFWRTREELKKLQSADDEFLPRCADKECTGSPNGEYVPILQSWERALRRSMNWYNKP; encoded by the exons ATGGGGAGCCACAGGAACGGTTTCAAGAAGGAAAGCTACATTTTGTCGGTGGACGTGGGCACAACGTCAATCAGATGCCACGTCTATGACAAGGAGGCAAAGATCCGAGGATCATGCTCTACAAAG GTTGTGCTCCTCTATCCAGAGGTAGGACATGTGGAGATGGACCCAGATGACCTGTGGAAAGGGTTTATCTCTGTGGTTAAAGGAGCCGTGCAAG ATGCAGGAATACAAATGCACCAGGTAGAGGCCCTTGGGATCTCCACTCAGCGCAGTACCTTCACAACATGGGACAG GAGAACTGGGGTTCCTTTCCACAACTTCATCAGCTGGCAGGATCAGAGAGCTGCAGACCTGGTGAAGTCCTGGAACAGATCCTGCACCATGAAA GCAATCCATGGTGCAATGAAGGTCCTCTACTTTGTTACCAGGCAGAAACGGTTGCTTGCAGCAAGTCTCATCGTCTTCTCCACTCAGCATGTCACTTTTCGCCTCGTCTGGGTCTTGACACATTACAAACAG gTTTGTCAAGCAATAGATGAAGGTTACTGCTGCTTTGGGACAATAGACAGCTGGCTCCTGTTTAAACTCACAAAAG GACACCTGCATGCCACCGATTACTCTAATGCCAGTTCAACAGGGATTTTCGACTCTTATCAG ATGTGCTGGAGTGGGTTTCTTTCCTCTCTTGTGTCCCTGCCGCTCTCTATTTTCCCCAAAGTAGAAAATACAGG ccatgacTTTGGTTCCACAGACCCATCCATCTTTGGCGTGCCCATTCCTATCATGTCAGTG ATGGCAGACCAACAGGCAGCCATGTTTGGAGAGTGCTGCTTTGATGTTGGTGATGTGAAGATCACCATGGGAACAGGCACCTTCATGGACATAAACACTGGGAGCAAACCACATGCATCTGTAGCAG GTCTGTATCCTCTTGTGGGGTGGAAGATCGGCTCAGAGGTGGTGTACCTGGCAGAGGGAAATGCAGCCGACACAGGGACCGCCATCAAATGGGCACAGAAGCTGG AGCTCTTCTCTGATGTCAGAGAGACCAGCACCATGGCTTACAGTGTCAGTGATTCAGATGGAGTGTGTTTTGTTCCTTCCTTCAGCGGCCTGCAG GCTCCTCTGAATGATCCAAAAGCATGCGCTTCCTTCATGGGCCTAAAACCATCTACTACTAAACGCCACCTGGTCCGGGCCATTCTGGAGTCAGTCGCCTTCAG AAATAAGCAGCTGTATGAGACAATGTTAAGAGAAACCTGTATTCCCATCACAAAGATAAG GGTGGACGGTGGTGTTTCCTCCAATGACTTCGTCATGCAGCTGACCTCAGACTTGTTTGGTAAAAAGATAGCCAGACCCCAGCACCATGAGATGTCATGTCTCGGGGCTGCTTTTGTCGCTGGACTTGAAGTCG GTTTCTGGAGGACGCGCGAGGAGCTGAAAAAGCTGCAGAGTGCAGACGATGAGTTTTTGCCCCGATGTGCAGACAAGGAGTGCACCGGCAGCCCAAACGGGGAGTACGTCCCCATCCTCCAGAGCTGGGAGAGAGCTCTGCGGCGCTCCATGAATTGGTACAACAAGCCTTGA
- the LOC101483930 gene encoding nucleolin isoform X1, with the protein MLHLIYQATRRRKKQSKVVQEDTADTDRQTDTVIKVKGNAPTVTVSWKKKNEEGEDDDTQTTLDASDQMTAEKMTGCVNGKEKAVKNRPSKKSKVNNDGFRICVGNLNKTKTYQEVNVSLEKYFMSQSLLFQDIQLAQSRKHAFLDLATEMDLTKALALNGEILLDKPMKITKVKITSEDKAKVNARSLDKKVNGKRKAETVIEDSPSKKAKRINDGFCLFVGNLNSSKNSEELKESLEKYLMSQNLLFKDIRLDQSRKHAFVDLLSEMDLTKALTSNGEVLLDKPMKIAKAKIKSAKKVKVKSPELKKQARDARCLFVKNLPYNVTKEDILKVFHKAIAIRFPGGTEGPTQGIAFLEFKNTSIARKVQKQKQGVTIQKRVLILNCVGEKGACRVTKADVENKRKKDKKALQSSQNIEAGKKEAKEESCEKPEKAKVLSKTLIVMGLAEKTSPEMLKSVFEGAVNARVTVNKKDVSKRFGFVNFGSDESCKAAKEAMEDCELDGCKVTIAYAYPKGKKSRRA; encoded by the exons ATGCTGCATTTAATTTACCAA gCTACGAGACggagaaaaaaacagagcaaagttGTACAAGAGGACACAGCTGACACTG ATCGTCAGACGGACACTGTGATAAAAGTTAAAGGAAATGCCCCCACAGTAACTGTATcctggaagaagaagaatgaggaAGGAGAGGATGATGACACACAAACGACACTTGATGCAAGCGATCAGATGACTGCCGAAAAGATGACTGGTTGTG TAAATGGGAAAGAAAAAGCAGTTAAGAATCGCCCATCCAAGAAATCTAAGGTGAACAACGATG GATTTCGTATTTGTGTTGGCAACCTGAACAAAACTAAAACCTATCAAGAAGTCAACGTGTCACTAGAAAAATACTTCATGTCGCAAAGCCTTCTGTTTCAAGACATTCAATTAGCCCAATCCAG GAAACATGCTTTTCTAGATTTGGCCACCGAAATGGACTTGACGAAAGCGTTGGCGTTAAATGGAGAGATCCTTCTCGATAAGCCAATGAAAATCACCAAAGTAAAGATCACAAGTGAGGACAAGgcgaaggtgaacgcacgctcACTGGACAAAAAAG TAAATGGTAAAAGGAAGGCAGAAACCGTCATTGAGGATTCCCCATCAAAGAAAGCAAAGCGCATCAATGATG GATTTTGTCTTTTCGTTGGAAACCTCAACAGCTCTAAAAATTCTGAAGAACTGAAAGAGTCACTAGAAAAATATCTCATGTCACAAAATCTTCTGTTCAAAGACATCAGATTGGACCAATCCAG GAAACATGCATTTGTAGATTTGCTCTCAGAAATGGACCTGACTAAAGCCTTGACATCAAATGGGGAGGTGCTGCTCGATAAACCAATGAAGATCGCCAAAGCAAAGatcaaaagtgcaaaaaaagtgAAGGTGAAATCTCCTGAACTAAAAAAGCAAG CCAGAGATGccagatgtttgtttgtaaaGAACTTGCCTTACAACGTAACGAAGGAAGACATTCTGAAGGTCTTCCACAAGGCCATCGCCATCCGGTTTCCTGGTGGAACTGAAGGCCCAACCCAAGG aaTTGCCTTTTTGGAGTTCAAAAACACAAGCATTGCTAGGAAGGTACAGAAGCAAAAACAAGGAGTGACGATCCAAAAGAGGGTTTTGATTTTGAACTGTGTAGGAGAAAAAGGTGCTTGTAGAGTCACTAAAGCTGATGtggaaaacaaaaggaaaaaag ATAAAAAGGCCTTGCAGTCATCCCAAAATATTGAGGCCGGcaaaaaagaagccaaagaAGAATCGTGTGAAAAGCCAGAGAAAGCAAAGG TCCTGTCAAAAACACTGATCGTCATGGGCCTCGCTGAGAAGACGAGTCCAGAGATGCTCAAAAGTGTCTTTGAAGGAGCCGTCAACGCAAGAGTCACTGTAAATAAGAAAGACGTTTCAAAGAG GTTCGGCTTTGTGAACTTTGGCAGCGATGAAAGTTGCAAAGCTGCTAAAGAGGCTATGGAGGACTGCGAGCTAGATGGCTGCAAAGTGACTATCGCTTATGCATATCCCAAGGGTAAAAAAAGTCGGCGAGCCTAA